Proteins encoded within one genomic window of Rhododendron vialii isolate Sample 1 chromosome 1a, ASM3025357v1:
- the LOC131318345 gene encoding uncharacterized protein LOC131318345 yields the protein MEELLCGDLAKESSMEDVGLIFQLCWAIWKARNGFIFNKQPPNPEDTIRKANGANIDYLRAMVPNTNGNQDRVSRVMGWVPPLVSAIKFNIDGAFSSSRSQAAFGIIARDSGGTALIWRFGKVEVRSALVIEAWALRIACAMALELGFTVVTFESDCKILINCINEPKKLCPWEIAALVDDIKSWAATRQWAFVWCCREQNRSAHWLASNCLNRKILVNTGCIPPGLRSLLDRESHSL from the coding sequence ATGGAGGAGCTTTTATGTGGGGATCTTGCTAAAGAATCAAGTATGGAAGATGTAGGCTTGATTTTTCAACTCTGCTGGGCGATTTGGAAGGCAAGAAATGGCTTTATTTTCAATAAGCAGCCACCTAATCCGGAAGACACAATTCGGAAAGCCAATGGCGCTAATATAGACTACCTACGCGCAATGGTGCCAAATACTAATGGGAACCAAGACAGAGTGAGTCGTGTGATGGGGTGGGTTCCCCCCCTTGTTTCTGCTATCAAATTTAATATCGACGGAGCTTTTTCTTCCTCCCGCAGCCAGGCTGCCTTTGGCATTATTGCTAGAGATAGTGGTGGAACAGCTCTCATTTGGCGTTTCGGTAAAGTGGAGGTAAGGTCAGCTTTGGTCATTGAAGCTTGGGCTTTGCGTATTGCGTGTGCTATGGCATTAGAGCTGGGCTTTACGGTGGTTACGTTCGAATCGGACTGCAAAATTCTGATAAATTGCATCAACGAGCCAAAGAAGTTGTGCCCTTGGGAGATTGCTGCTCTGGTAGATGATATTAAGAGTTGGGCTGCAACGAGACAATGGGCCTTCGTGTGGTGCTGCCGGGAACAAAATAGGAGTGCTCACTGGCTAGCTTCTAACTGTCTAAATAGGAAAATTTTGGTTAATAcgggttgtattccgcccgGTCTTAGGTCTCTCTTAGATAGAGAGTCCCATTCTTTGTAG